A region of Malaclemys terrapin pileata isolate rMalTer1 chromosome 5, rMalTer1.hap1, whole genome shotgun sequence DNA encodes the following proteins:
- the MRPS18C gene encoding 28S ribosomal protein S18c, mitochondrial isoform X1, whose amino-acid sequence MAAVTATRVVSFRGWGRLQQILGAGKGASAFCAVLWRRGYSSQQELVAHKVDLPVEMENPYKDPPKRCVLCGINVDYKNVQLLSQFVSPYTGRIYGRHITGLCGKKQKEISKAIKRAHVIGFMPVVYKDPTFLNDPKICDIRHPE is encoded by the exons ATGGCGGCGGTCACCGCCACCCGAGTGGTTTCAttccggggctgggggaggctccAGCAGATCCTGGGAGCCGGTAAAGGCGCCAGCGCCTTCTGTGCGG TGTTGTGGAGAAGGGGATATAGTTCACAGCAGGAACTGGTGGCCCACAAAGTGGATCTG CCAGTTGAAATGGAAAACCCCTATAAGGATCCTCCTAAAAGATGTGTCTTGTGTGGAATAAATGTAGACTACAAGAATGTACAG CTTCTGTCCCAGTTTGTCTCTCCATATACTGGTCGCATTTATGGCAGACATATAACAG GTTTGTGTGGGAAGAAACAGAAAGAAATTTCAAAAGCCATTAAAAGAGCTCATGTAATTG GATTTATGCCAGTTGTGTACAAGGATCCAACATTTCTTAATGACCCAAAAATTTGTGATATCAGGCATCCGGAGTAA
- the ABRAXAS1 gene encoding BRCA1-A complex subunit Abraxas 1 isoform X2, with amino-acid sequence MDDVEVVYTIDIQKHIPCYQLFSFYNSAGELNEPELKKILSGCKKNVIGWYKFRRNTDQTMTFRERLLHRNLQSYLSNQGLVFLLLTSSVTTESCSTYRLEHALHRPQEGLFQKVPLVVANLGMAEQQGYRTVSGSCISDGFGRAVIKHRSEFFYEDGSLKEVHKINEMYATLQEELKKICSKVEGSERSVEKLLAEVDQLKQAIKRKKEQTQTSGENKCVSDEPKENVFLCQALQTFFPNSGLQTSLISLKGRHISKHCCNTDHKINVMDKLTLMQEDSDFSEAGTRQITKRKASVTTAGRKPFKKSRSLQLHHKLLKGDQDNRDQEGKLAMSGTETDEETLEKLKDTNEYPQSPTF; translated from the exons CTTTTACAACTCTGCGGGTGAACTGAATGAGCCTGAACTGAAGAAAATATTATCAGGTTGCAAaaag AATGTGATAGGCTGGTACAAATTCAGACGTAATACAGACCAGACAATGACATTCCGAGAAAGACTTCTTCACAGGAATTTACAATCATACTTATCAAATCAGGGTCTTGTCTTTCTGTTACTAACTTCCAGTGTAACTACAGAAAGCTGTTCCACTTACAGATTGGAACATGCTTTGCATAGACCACAAGAGGG tcttttccAGAAAGTTCCTCTGGTAGTTGCCAACTTGGGTATGGCAGAACAGCAAGGTTACAGAACTGTGTCTGGCTCCTGTATTTCTGatggctttggcagagcagtaATAAAACACAG GTCAGAATTTTTTTATGAAGATGGATCACTAAAAGAGGTTCATAAGATTAATGAAATGTATGCCACCTTGCAGGAGGAATTGAAG AAGATATGTTCTAAAGTAGAGGGCAGCGAACGATCAGTAGAGAAACTTCTAGCAGAAGTGGACCAACTAAAACaagcaataaaaagaaaaaaggagcagACACAAACTTCAG GAGAGAACAAGTGTGTTTCAGATGAACCAAAGGAGAATGTTTTCCTTTGTCAAGCTTTACAAACATTTTTCCCAAATTCTGGACTTCAGACCTCCCTTATTTCCTTAAAAGGCAGGCACATTTCTAAACACTGCTGTAACACTGACCACAAAATAAATGTAATGGACAAACTGACTCTAATGCAAGAAGACAGTGACTTTTCTGAAGCTGGAACAAGGCAGATAACCAAGCGTAAAGCTAGTGTGACCACAGCTGGACGAAAACCATTCAAGAAATCACGCTCATTACAACTTCACCATAAGTTACTTAAAGGGGACCAAGACAACAGAGACCAAGAAGGAAAGCTTGCAATGAGTGGTACTGAAACAGATGAGGAAACTTTGGAGAAACTTAAGGACACTAATGAATATCCACAATCGCCAACTTTTTAA
- the MRPS18C gene encoding 28S ribosomal protein S18c, mitochondrial isoform X2, which yields MAAVTATRVVSFRGWGRLQQILGAGKGASAFCAVLWRRGYSSQQELVAHKVDLPVEMENPYKDPPKRCVLCGINVDYKNVQLLSQFVSPYTGRIYGRHITGLCGKKQKEISKAIKRAHVIVVYKDPTFLNDPKICDIRHPE from the exons ATGGCGGCGGTCACCGCCACCCGAGTGGTTTCAttccggggctgggggaggctccAGCAGATCCTGGGAGCCGGTAAAGGCGCCAGCGCCTTCTGTGCGG TGTTGTGGAGAAGGGGATATAGTTCACAGCAGGAACTGGTGGCCCACAAAGTGGATCTG CCAGTTGAAATGGAAAACCCCTATAAGGATCCTCCTAAAAGATGTGTCTTGTGTGGAATAAATGTAGACTACAAGAATGTACAG CTTCTGTCCCAGTTTGTCTCTCCATATACTGGTCGCATTTATGGCAGACATATAACAG GTTTGTGTGGGAAGAAACAGAAAGAAATTTCAAAAGCCATTAAAAGAGCTCATGTAATTG TTGTGTACAAGGATCCAACATTTCTTAATGACCCAAAAATTTGTGATATCAGGCATCCGGAGTAA
- the MRPS18C gene encoding 28S ribosomal protein S18c, mitochondrial isoform X3, giving the protein MAAVTATRVVSFRGWGRLQQILGAVLWRRGYSSQQELVAHKVDLPVEMENPYKDPPKRCVLCGINVDYKNVQLLSQFVSPYTGRIYGRHITGLCGKKQKEISKAIKRAHVIGFMPVVYKDPTFLNDPKICDIRHPE; this is encoded by the exons ATGGCGGCGGTCACCGCCACCCGAGTGGTTTCAttccggggctgggggaggctccAGCAGATCCTGGGAGCCG TGTTGTGGAGAAGGGGATATAGTTCACAGCAGGAACTGGTGGCCCACAAAGTGGATCTG CCAGTTGAAATGGAAAACCCCTATAAGGATCCTCCTAAAAGATGTGTCTTGTGTGGAATAAATGTAGACTACAAGAATGTACAG CTTCTGTCCCAGTTTGTCTCTCCATATACTGGTCGCATTTATGGCAGACATATAACAG GTTTGTGTGGGAAGAAACAGAAAGAAATTTCAAAAGCCATTAAAAGAGCTCATGTAATTG GATTTATGCCAGTTGTGTACAAGGATCCAACATTTCTTAATGACCCAAAAATTTGTGATATCAGGCATCCGGAGTAA